AATTTGACAGGAGAACAATTGCCAAAACTGTTTTTAGATAAGTTTAATCAAGTTTTGTAGAGCAGTGTGCCAGAATTTTCTAAGGAAACTAGTTGATATCCTGCATCAGACGGCGAGACAACTGAAATAAAAACCAATGGCTCATCACTATTATTAAATACTCCATGTACGCATCCGGTATGAGCAATTACTATATCTCCCATAGCGATCGCCTTCCTAGTCCCTGCTTCATCCAGATAATATTCCCCCTTTCCGCTCAAAACAGTCCAGGTATCTTGCCCGTTAGGATGAATGTGTGCGGGGATCTCCTGTCCCGGATTAATGTACCAGGCTACAACAATAGCATCCTTAGATTCCGTCACGACTGAACGAATAGCTTCCCCGTTTGTTGGCTGGAAAAACTCAGAACTGTTGAATATTCTGGTCTGGCTCATCTTTGCTCTTTATTGCGACTGCAAATAGGTGAAAGCAACCAAAAAGGTGCCATTTTTGAGAATTAGTTGAGATTTAATCGTCTCACCGATCGCGCTACAACATTGTCTCACTGATAACATTTAAAATGAACTAACCCTTAGTCCGCTAAAGGGAGTAATGTGACCTACCACCATCCCCAATATCGTAAGCTGCCATTACGACTAATCCTGATTGTGCCGTTTGTCATGCTGATTGCAGGAACAGGGGGATTAACAGCCTGGTTATCTTGGCGTAATGGACAAGAAGCGATCGCCAACGTAGTGAATCGGCTTCAAGATACCATAGGCGATCGCATCGAACAGAAACTAATAGCTTACCTAGAAACACCTCATCTGATTAATCGGATTAATGCCGATGCGGTGGAACGAGGAGAGTTAAAAATCAATGATAAAGCTAGCGAACGCTATTTAGCCAGACAGATTCAGCATTTTCAGTCCGTCTCTTGGATGTACTATGGAAAGCACCAAGGGGGA
Above is a window of Merismopedia glauca CCAP 1448/3 DNA encoding:
- a CDS encoding cupin domain-containing protein — protein: MSQTRIFNSSEFFQPTNGEAIRSVVTESKDAIVVAWYINPGQEIPAHIHPNGQDTWTVLSGKGEYYLDEAGTRKAIAMGDIVIAHTGCVHGVFNNSDEPLVFISVVSPSDAGYQLVSLENSGTLLYKT